The following are from one region of the Bradyrhizobium septentrionale genome:
- a CDS encoding branched-chain amino acid ABC transporter permease, translating to MINWPNFVSQLFNGLALGALLALISSGLTIIYGTLGVLNLAHGAMFMIGGYAGYVTYSYTGSFILAVIAGSLFVMALGVAMERIIIRHFYHRPHEDQLLVTFGLGICFVEIVRLIFTSQSQVVPPPALLQGITSMGFLFYPTYRLAVVGIVAVALGALFLILYRTRLGMIVRAGIEDSVMVDSLGINVYRVFMIVFGIGAMAAGFAGIINAPVVSLTPGVGDDILVETFVVVVIGGVGSFPGAILGGLIAGEIISITSMFNPGYAYVMPFAAMTLVLVLRPHGLLGTQGRE from the coding sequence ATGATCAACTGGCCAAATTTCGTTTCGCAACTTTTCAACGGACTGGCGCTCGGCGCGCTGCTTGCGTTGATCAGCTCCGGACTGACGATCATCTACGGCACGCTCGGGGTGCTCAATCTCGCCCACGGCGCCATGTTCATGATCGGCGGCTACGCCGGATACGTGACCTATTCCTACACCGGCTCGTTCATTCTCGCCGTGATCGCGGGATCGCTGTTCGTGATGGCGCTCGGCGTCGCGATGGAGCGGATCATCATCCGCCACTTCTACCATCGCCCGCATGAGGACCAGCTGCTGGTGACGTTCGGCCTCGGCATCTGTTTCGTGGAGATCGTGCGGCTGATCTTCACCAGCCAGTCGCAGGTGGTGCCGCCGCCGGCGCTGCTGCAGGGCATCACCTCGATGGGCTTCCTGTTCTACCCGACCTACCGGCTCGCCGTCGTCGGCATCGTCGCGGTCGCGCTCGGCGCACTGTTCCTGATCCTCTACCGCACCCGGCTCGGCATGATCGTGCGCGCCGGCATCGAGGATTCGGTGATGGTCGATTCGCTCGGCATCAACGTCTACCGCGTCTTCATGATCGTGTTCGGCATCGGCGCGATGGCCGCGGGCTTCGCCGGAATCATCAACGCGCCCGTGGTGTCGCTGACACCCGGCGTCGGCGACGACATCCTGGTCGAGACCTTCGTGGTGGTGGTGATCGGCGGCGTCGGTTCGTTTCCCGGCGCGATCCTCGGCGGGCTGATCGCCGGCGAGATCATCAGCATCACCTCGATGTTCAACCCCGGTTACGCCTACGTCATGCCGTTCGCGGCGATGACGCTCGTGCTCGTGCTCAGACCGCACGGCCTGCTCGGCACGCAGGGCCGCGAATGA
- a CDS encoding MarR family winged helix-turn-helix transcriptional regulator has product MPQSKQRRAPAATAKRSAAAATVDYPALARFRYQLRSFLAFSEQAAQQAGLTPQQHQALLAIKGFSGEEPTTVGDIARYLLIRHHTAVELVNRMTKLGLLTRAVDAADGRRVLVTLTAQGERKLQALSKIHLEELTTAGPALGKILRHFRQSQKR; this is encoded by the coding sequence ATGCCTCAATCGAAGCAGCGGCGCGCGCCGGCCGCGACCGCAAAGCGCAGCGCCGCGGCCGCGACGGTCGATTACCCGGCGCTGGCGCGGTTTCGCTACCAGCTGCGCAGCTTCCTTGCGTTCAGCGAACAGGCGGCCCAGCAAGCCGGGTTGACGCCGCAGCAGCATCAGGCGCTGCTCGCCATCAAGGGATTCTCCGGCGAAGAGCCAACCACTGTCGGCGATATCGCCCGCTATTTGCTGATCCGCCATCACACCGCGGTCGAGCTGGTCAACCGGATGACGAAGCTCGGACTGTTGACGCGGGCGGTCGATGCCGCCGACGGCCGGCGTGTTCTGGTGACGCTGACGGCGCAGGGCGAGCGCAAGCTGCAAGCGCTGTCGAAGATTCACCTCGAGGAGCTGACCACGGCCGGTCCGGCGCTCGGCAAGATCCTGCGCCACTTCAGGCAGTCGCAAAAACGCTAG
- a CDS encoding ABC transporter permease subunit yields the protein MLKQRPYLIEFLTAAGLIAAPFVLPWLGFAPNTVNRILVWGLFGLGFDILFGFTGLLSFGQSAFYGTGGFVAAWLLTRAGFPNVVLALVIGMIAAAAAGYLIGLIALRRTGIYFAMITVAIAEVFFFVEFNPLSDFTGGENGLPGVPTPSFNLGFTTLHFTTGWSLYQFLALCYFIGVVIALRIVRSPVGAVFSAIRDNPLRATAVGHNIHGYKLTAFVIAAAYAGFAGGLLGVLQAFMPPDAFTFDTSGQLVMQTAIGGRGTLFGPLVGAAVWLSLQDFLQAALGLGAAWKLVLGIVFVLLVCFLRRGIIGGLADLYRLLTGQRGAKEPDESASEVVAVASEPRAAEVAAPIPAPPRADSMLAGPILQARGLTKRYGGLLANSGIDFTVNHGELRGIIGPNGAGKSTFFKMLTCEVHPTLGTIVFGGRDITGMNVTDVCQLGLTKSYQVNQLFAGLTVRENLVIAALSALRGKFKLDLFRSIDSIPGLSERVQQTLELVNLTSRPDTPVSELAYGEKRRLEIGLALATSPSLLLLDEPLAGMSPRERVETVKLLKSISQGRTMIIIDHDMDALFELAERVTVLQEGRVLVEGTPEEIKNNSTVQEAYLGGVHGVLAA from the coding sequence ATGCTGAAACAGCGCCCATACCTGATCGAGTTTCTGACGGCCGCCGGCCTGATCGCCGCGCCCTTCGTGCTGCCGTGGCTCGGCTTCGCACCCAACACGGTGAACCGGATCCTGGTCTGGGGCCTGTTCGGGCTCGGCTTCGACATCCTGTTCGGCTTCACCGGCCTGCTGTCGTTCGGCCAGTCGGCCTTTTACGGCACAGGCGGCTTCGTCGCCGCCTGGCTGCTGACCCGCGCCGGCTTTCCGAACGTCGTCCTCGCGCTCGTCATCGGCATGATCGCGGCGGCCGCCGCGGGCTATCTGATCGGCCTGATCGCGCTGCGCCGCACCGGCATCTATTTCGCCATGATCACGGTGGCGATCGCGGAGGTGTTCTTCTTCGTCGAGTTCAATCCGCTGTCGGACTTCACTGGCGGCGAGAACGGGCTGCCCGGCGTGCCGACCCCGAGCTTCAATCTCGGCTTCACCACACTGCACTTCACCACCGGCTGGTCGCTCTACCAGTTCCTGGCGCTGTGCTACTTCATCGGCGTCGTGATCGCGCTGCGCATCGTGCGTTCGCCGGTCGGCGCCGTGTTCAGCGCGATCAGGGACAATCCGCTGCGCGCGACCGCGGTCGGCCACAACATCCACGGTTACAAGCTGACCGCCTTCGTGATCGCCGCCGCCTATGCCGGTTTTGCCGGTGGCCTGCTGGGCGTGCTGCAGGCCTTCATGCCGCCCGACGCGTTCACTTTCGACACCTCGGGGCAGCTCGTGATGCAGACGGCGATCGGCGGCCGCGGCACGCTGTTCGGGCCACTGGTCGGCGCCGCGGTCTGGCTGTCGCTGCAGGACTTCCTGCAGGCGGCGCTCGGGCTCGGCGCGGCCTGGAAGCTCGTGCTCGGCATCGTCTTCGTGCTGCTGGTCTGCTTCCTGCGCCGCGGCATCATCGGCGGCCTCGCCGATCTCTATCGCCTCCTGACCGGACAGCGCGGCGCCAAGGAGCCGGACGAGAGCGCGTCCGAGGTTGTCGCTGTGGCAAGCGAACCCCGTGCCGCGGAGGTTGCCGCACCGATACCTGCGCCGCCCCGCGCCGACAGCATGTTGGCCGGTCCCATTCTTCAGGCCCGAGGCCTGACCAAGCGCTATGGCGGCCTGCTCGCCAACAGCGGTATCGATTTCACCGTCAATCACGGCGAGCTGCGCGGCATCATCGGCCCGAACGGCGCCGGCAAATCGACCTTCTTCAAGATGCTAACCTGCGAGGTCCACCCGACCTTGGGCACCATCGTATTTGGCGGCCGCGACATCACCGGGATGAACGTCACCGACGTCTGTCAGCTCGGCCTGACCAAAAGCTACCAGGTCAACCAGCTGTTCGCCGGCCTGACGGTGCGCGAGAACCTGGTGATCGCGGCGCTGTCGGCGCTTCGCGGCAAGTTCAAGCTCGATCTGTTCCGCAGCATCGACAGCATCCCCGGCCTGTCCGAGCGCGTGCAGCAGACGCTCGAGCTGGTCAATCTGACCTCGAGGCCCGATACGCCCGTGTCGGAGCTCGCCTATGGCGAGAAGCGGCGGCTCGAGATCGGGCTGGCTCTGGCAACGTCGCCGAGCCTTTTGCTGCTCGACGAGCCCTTGGCCGGCATGAGCCCGCGCGAACGCGTCGAAACCGTGAAGCTGCTGAAGTCGATCAGCCAGGGCCGCACCATGATCATCATCGATCACGACATGGATGCGCTGTTCGAGCTCGCCGAGCGCGTCACCGTGCTGCAGGAGGGCCGCGTGCTGGTCGAGGGAACGCCGGAAGAGATCAAGAACAATTCGACCGTCCAGGAAGCCTATCTTGGCGGCGTGCATGGAGTGCTCGCCGCATGA
- a CDS encoding aspartate kinase, translating to MGRLVMKFGGTSVANIDRIRNVAQHVKREVDAGHEVAVVVSAMSGKTNELVGWCTDASPMHDAREYDAVVASGEQVTSGLLAIVLQGIGIQARSWQGWQIPIKTSEAHASARILDIDGTEIITRFKERKEVAVIAGFQGINPQTGRITTLGRGGSDTSAVAIAAALRADRCDIYTDVDGVYTTDPRVVPKARRLDKIAFEDMLELASQGAKVLQVRSVELGMVHNMPIFVRSSFDKPEDIDPHGTPPGTLICSEEEIMEMHVVTGIAFSKDEAQISVRQIEDKPGVAAAIFGPLADANINVDMIVQNVSEDGKTTDLTFTVPATDYNRAKDTITSAKAKIGYIRLDTATDVAKVSVIGSGMRSHAGVAAKAFKALAERNINIRAITTSEIKFSVLIDAAYTELAVRTLHTLYGLDQA from the coding sequence ATGGGCCGCCTCGTGATGAAATTCGGCGGTACGTCCGTCGCCAATATCGATCGCATCCGCAATGTCGCGCAGCATGTGAAGCGCGAGGTCGACGCGGGCCACGAGGTCGCCGTCGTCGTCTCCGCGATGTCCGGCAAGACCAACGAACTGGTCGGCTGGTGCACCGACGCCTCGCCGATGCACGACGCGCGCGAATATGACGCGGTGGTCGCCTCCGGCGAACAGGTCACCTCCGGGCTGCTCGCGATCGTGCTGCAGGGCATCGGGATCCAGGCGCGCTCCTGGCAGGGCTGGCAGATCCCGATCAAGACCTCGGAAGCGCATGCCTCGGCGCGCATCCTCGACATCGACGGCACCGAGATCATCACCCGCTTCAAGGAGCGCAAGGAAGTCGCTGTCATCGCCGGCTTCCAGGGCATCAATCCGCAGACCGGCCGCATCACCACGCTCGGCCGCGGCGGTTCGGACACTTCGGCGGTGGCGATCGCGGCCGCGCTGCGCGCCGACCGCTGCGACATCTACACCGACGTCGACGGCGTCTACACCACCGACCCCCGCGTGGTGCCGAAAGCGCGCCGGCTCGACAAGATCGCGTTCGAGGACATGCTGGAGCTGGCCTCGCAAGGCGCCAAGGTGCTGCAGGTTCGCTCGGTGGAACTCGGCATGGTGCACAACATGCCGATCTTCGTGCGCTCCAGCTTCGACAAGCCTGAGGATATCGACCCGCACGGCACGCCGCCGGGCACGCTGATCTGCAGCGAGGAGGAAATCATGGAAATGCACGTCGTCACCGGCATCGCCTTCTCCAAGGACGAAGCCCAGATTTCCGTGCGCCAGATCGAGGACAAGCCCGGCGTGGCCGCGGCGATCTTCGGGCCGCTCGCGGATGCCAACATCAATGTCGACATGATCGTGCAGAACGTGTCCGAGGACGGCAAGACCACCGACCTCACCTTCACCGTGCCGGCCACCGACTATAATCGCGCCAAGGACACGATCACCTCCGCCAAGGCCAAGATCGGCTACATCAGGCTCGACACCGCGACCGACGTCGCCAAGGTCTCGGTGATCGGCAGCGGCATGCGCAGCCACGCCGGCGTCGCCGCGAAGGCGTTCAAGGCGCTGGCCGAGCGCAACATCAACATCCGCGCCATCACCACCTCCGAGATCAAGTTCTCGGTCCTGATCGACGCCGCCTACACCGAACTCGCGGTGCGCACGCTGCACACCCTGTACGGGCTGGATCAGGCGTAG
- the ptsP gene encoding phosphoenolpyruvate--protein phosphotransferase has protein sequence MRSASGGPRILLRRLRETMAEQVSAQERLDKIVVLIAANMVAEVCSCYVLRVDNTLELYATEGLNRDAVHRTVMSAHEGLVGLVASEATPLNLSDAQSHPAFAYRPETGEEAYHSFLGVPILRAGNTLGVLVVQNRAKRTYVEEEVEALQTTAMVLAEMIASGELAALAQPGAEPAARHSLHKTGAVLSDGIALGHVVLHEPRVVITNYIAEDLPKEVKRLDTALANLRADLDRMLERGDVAEGGEHREVLEAYRMFANDQGWSHKLHEAVATGLTAEAAVERVQSDTRARMLRSTDPYLRDRLHDLEDLGHRLMRQLVGQDHAPSREQLPDNAILIARAMGPAALLDYDRKRLRGLVLEEGTANSHVSIVARALGIPAVGEVPNAPGIADPGDAIIVDGISGEIYVRPSAEIESAYAERVRFRARRQAQYSALRDKACVTKDGQPVELLINAGLTIDLPHIEDTGSAGIGLFRTELQFMVSPSLPRSSDQLALYRTVLDAAGTKPVTFRTLDIGGDKALPYMETVTEENPALGWRAIRLGLDRPGLLRGQIRALLRAGGGRALKIMFPMISEIAEFDQAKAIVERELTYLRQHGHSLPERIDIGTMVEVPALLYQLDELLKKVDFVSVGSNDLFQFLFAVDRGNAKVSERFDILSAPILRALRDIVRKAKTAKKAASLCGEMASKPIGALALIALGYRSLSLSATAHGPVKAMILDLDATKAEAMINPLLDAPVGSVSIRAALTKFAETEGLAL, from the coding sequence ATGCGGAGCGCGTCGGGAGGCCCCCGCATCCTGTTGAGACGGCTCCGCGAAACCATGGCGGAGCAAGTCTCCGCCCAGGAGCGCCTCGACAAGATCGTGGTGCTGATCGCGGCCAACATGGTGGCCGAGGTCTGCTCCTGCTACGTGCTGCGCGTCGACAACACGCTCGAACTCTACGCCACCGAAGGTCTGAACCGCGACGCCGTGCACCGCACCGTGATGAGCGCGCATGAGGGCCTGGTCGGCCTCGTCGCCAGCGAGGCGACGCCGCTCAATTTGTCCGACGCGCAAAGCCATCCGGCCTTCGCCTACCGCCCGGAAACCGGCGAAGAGGCCTACCACTCGTTCCTCGGCGTGCCGATCCTGCGCGCCGGCAACACGCTCGGCGTGCTGGTGGTGCAGAACCGCGCCAAGCGCACCTATGTCGAGGAAGAGGTCGAGGCGCTGCAGACCACCGCCATGGTGCTGGCGGAGATGATCGCCTCCGGCGAGCTTGCCGCGCTGGCCCAGCCCGGCGCCGAGCCCGCCGCACGGCACTCGCTGCACAAGACCGGCGCGGTGCTCTCCGACGGCATCGCGCTCGGCCATGTCGTGCTGCACGAGCCGCGCGTCGTCATCACCAACTACATCGCCGAGGACCTGCCGAAGGAGGTCAAGCGGCTCGACACCGCGCTGGCCAATCTGCGCGCCGATCTCGACCGCATGCTGGAGCGCGGCGACGTCGCCGAAGGCGGCGAGCACCGCGAGGTGCTGGAAGCCTACCGCATGTTCGCCAACGACCAGGGCTGGTCGCACAAGCTGCATGAAGCGGTCGCCACCGGCCTCACCGCGGAAGCCGCCGTCGAACGCGTGCAGTCCGATACCCGCGCCCGCATGCTGCGCTCGACCGATCCCTATCTGCGCGACCGGCTGCACGACCTCGAGGATCTCGGCCACCGCCTGATGCGGCAGCTGGTCGGCCAGGACCATGCGCCGTCGCGCGAGCAGCTGCCCGACAACGCCATCCTGATCGCCCGCGCGATGGGTCCCGCGGCGCTGCTCGACTACGACCGCAAGCGGCTGCGCGGCCTGGTGCTGGAGGAAGGCACCGCGAACTCCCACGTCTCGATCGTGGCGCGCGCGCTCGGCATTCCCGCGGTCGGCGAAGTGCCGAACGCGCCCGGCATCGCCGATCCGGGCGACGCCATCATCGTCGACGGCATTTCCGGCGAGATCTATGTCCGTCCCTCCGCCGAGATCGAATCGGCCTACGCCGAGCGCGTCCGCTTCCGGGCGCGGCGGCAGGCGCAATATTCGGCGCTGCGCGACAAGGCGTGCGTGACCAAGGACGGCCAGCCGGTCGAGCTTCTGATCAATGCCGGCCTCACCATCGACCTGCCGCATATCGAGGACACCGGCAGCGCCGGCATCGGCCTGTTCCGTACCGAACTGCAGTTCATGGTGAGCCCGAGCCTGCCGCGCTCGAGCGACCAGCTCGCGCTCTATCGCACCGTGCTCGACGCCGCGGGCACCAAGCCCGTCACCTTCCGCACGCTCGACATCGGCGGCGACAAGGCGCTGCCCTATATGGAGACCGTGACCGAGGAAAATCCCGCGCTCGGCTGGCGCGCGATCCGGCTCGGCCTCGACCGCCCCGGCCTGTTGCGCGGCCAGATCCGCGCGCTGCTGCGCGCCGGCGGCGGCCGTGCGCTGAAGATCATGTTCCCGATGATTTCCGAGATCGCCGAGTTCGACCAGGCCAAGGCGATCGTCGAGCGCGAGCTGACCTATCTGCGCCAGCATGGCCATTCGCTGCCCGAGCGCATCGATATCGGCACCATGGTGGAAGTGCCGGCCCTGCTCTACCAGCTCGACGAGCTCCTGAAGAAGGTCGACTTCGTCTCGGTCGGCTCCAACGACCTGTTCCAGTTCCTGTTTGCGGTCGACCGCGGCAACGCCAAGGTCTCCGAACGCTTCGACATCCTGTCGGCGCCGATCCTGCGCGCGCTGCGCGACATCGTGCGCAAGGCCAAGACCGCGAAGAAAGCCGCCTCGCTGTGCGGCGAGATGGCCTCGAAACCGATCGGCGCGCTGGCGCTGATCGCGCTTGGCTACCGTTCGCTTTCATTGTCAGCAACTGCGCACGGCCCGGTCAAGGCGATGATCCTCGACCTCGACGCCACGAAGGCCGAGGCGATGATCAATCCGCTGCTCGACGCGCCGGTCGGCAGCGTGTCGATCCGCGCGGCGCTGACGAAATTTGCGGAAACCGAGGGGCTGGCCTTGTAG
- the prfA gene encoding peptide chain release factor 1, with amino-acid sequence MLPEAKLDVLLAHHASLEAELLGQVNSERYVQITRELAELHPLIDAVKLYRSARSELADTEAMLADAGTDPEMRGMAEAELETLQARIGELEQNIRIALLPKDAMDDRNVVLEIRAGTGGDEASLFAGDLFRMYERFAGLQGWKVEVISASEGTVGGYKEIIAEVQGRGAFAKLKFESGVHRVQRVPDTETQGRIHTSAATVAVLPEVEDVDVDIKNDDLRIETMRAGGAGGQHVNKTESAIRITHLPTGIVVMMQDSRSQHKNRASAMNILRSRIYDAERQRVEAARSADRKEKVGSGDRSERIRTYNFPQGRVTDHRINLTLYKLPQVIAGEALGELIDALTTEHQAAQLAAQGAAA; translated from the coding sequence ATGCTACCCGAAGCCAAACTCGACGTTCTGCTCGCCCATCATGCCTCGCTCGAAGCCGAGCTGCTCGGCCAGGTCAATTCCGAGCGCTATGTGCAGATCACGCGCGAGCTCGCCGAGCTCCATCCGTTGATCGACGCGGTGAAGCTCTATCGCTCCGCCCGCTCGGAGCTTGCCGATACCGAGGCGATGCTGGCGGATGCGGGGACCGACCCCGAGATGCGCGGCATGGCGGAAGCCGAGCTGGAAACGCTGCAGGCGCGCATCGGCGAGCTCGAGCAGAATATCCGGATCGCGCTGTTGCCCAAGGACGCGATGGACGACCGCAACGTGGTGCTGGAAATCCGCGCCGGCACCGGCGGCGACGAGGCCTCGCTGTTCGCCGGCGACCTGTTCCGGATGTATGAGCGCTTCGCCGGCCTGCAGGGCTGGAAGGTCGAGGTGATTTCGGCGAGCGAAGGCACCGTCGGCGGCTACAAGGAAATCATCGCCGAGGTGCAGGGCCGCGGCGCCTTCGCCAAGCTGAAATTCGAGTCCGGCGTGCACCGCGTGCAGCGCGTGCCCGACACCGAGACGCAGGGCCGCATCCACACCTCGGCCGCGACCGTCGCGGTGCTGCCGGAGGTCGAGGACGTCGACGTCGACATCAAGAACGACGATCTGAGGATCGAGACCATGCGCGCGGGCGGCGCCGGCGGTCAGCACGTCAACAAGACCGAATCGGCGATCCGCATCACCCATCTGCCGACCGGCATCGTGGTGATGATGCAGGACAGCCGCTCGCAGCACAAAAACCGGGCGTCGGCGATGAACATATTGCGTTCGCGCATCTATGACGCCGAGCGCCAGCGCGTCGAAGCCGCGCGCTCCGCCGACCGCAAGGAGAAGGTCGGCTCCGGCGACCGCTCGGAGCGCATCCGCACCTATAATTTCCCGCAAGGGAGGGTCACCGACCACCGCATCAATCTGACGCTCTACAAGCTGCCGCAGGTGATCGCGGGCGAGGCGCTTGGCGAGCTGATCGATGCGCTGACCACCGAGCACCAGGCCGCGCAGCTCGCGGCGCAGGGCGCGGCGGCGTGA
- a CDS encoding substrate-binding protein, protein MSTKDFLPRRTLNVSRRTLLQAGAGLIGGSVLPASIASRAFAEDHPAIGTFPAGSSGSSAFIGISVPRTGTYAVQGEDELKGYQLAIEHINSGHELIKKISPKTSKGVLGKDLKFGVADSAAKPNEAVQAQQRFISENKAVMITGGTSSAVAVALNKLAQREKVIFVCGISGSNDTTGKDCVRYGFRQNFFGQTAAAAIAPVLIKQFGKNKKAAYLTPDYTYGHTVTKSMQDRLAEAGWTTVTNQVSPLGAPDYSSYLLNVANSGADVLINVNWGHDAVLSTQQAKQFGVLDKMKLVVPYQVPFIARETGGLMQGVYAATDYWWTIEDKYPLAKMFNETFEKKFGYKPEWGAENAYVSFAHWARMVEEAGSFYPPDVIKAYEKGETVPSLVGDVHYRPEDHQCVRPVIIVRGKMEKEMKNKEDYYEVIEIVAGDGLMQKPDAFGCHLGDYT, encoded by the coding sequence ATGAGCACCAAGGATTTCCTGCCGCGCAGAACACTGAACGTCTCGCGTCGCACCCTGCTGCAGGCCGGTGCCGGCCTGATCGGCGGCAGCGTGCTGCCGGCCTCGATCGCGTCGCGGGCATTCGCCGAGGACCACCCGGCGATCGGGACCTTTCCCGCCGGCTCGTCCGGCTCCTCGGCCTTCATCGGCATCTCGGTCCCGCGCACCGGCACCTATGCGGTGCAGGGCGAGGATGAGCTCAAGGGCTATCAGCTCGCGATCGAGCACATCAACAGCGGCCACGAGCTGATCAAGAAAATCTCGCCGAAGACCTCAAAGGGCGTGCTCGGCAAGGACCTGAAGTTCGGCGTTGCGGATTCCGCGGCGAAGCCGAACGAGGCCGTGCAGGCGCAGCAGCGCTTCATCAGCGAGAACAAGGCGGTGATGATCACCGGCGGCACGTCGAGTGCGGTCGCGGTCGCGCTGAACAAGCTGGCCCAGCGCGAGAAGGTGATCTTCGTTTGCGGCATCTCCGGCTCCAACGACACCACCGGCAAGGATTGCGTGCGCTACGGCTTTCGCCAGAACTTCTTCGGCCAGACTGCCGCGGCTGCGATCGCGCCGGTGCTGATCAAGCAGTTCGGCAAGAACAAGAAGGCCGCCTATCTGACGCCCGACTACACCTATGGCCACACGGTGACCAAGTCGATGCAGGACCGCCTCGCCGAGGCGGGCTGGACCACCGTCACCAACCAGGTGTCGCCGCTCGGCGCACCCGACTATTCGTCATATCTGCTCAATGTCGCGAATTCCGGTGCCGACGTGCTGATCAACGTCAACTGGGGCCACGACGCCGTGCTGTCGACGCAGCAGGCCAAGCAGTTCGGCGTGCTCGACAAGATGAAGCTCGTGGTGCCCTACCAGGTGCCGTTCATCGCCCGCGAGACCGGCGGCCTGATGCAGGGCGTCTACGCCGCGACCGACTATTGGTGGACCATCGAGGACAAGTATCCGCTGGCCAAGATGTTCAACGAGACCTTCGAGAAGAAGTTCGGATACAAGCCGGAATGGGGCGCCGAGAACGCCTATGTCAGCTTCGCGCACTGGGCCCGCATGGTCGAGGAAGCCGGCAGCTTCTATCCGCCCGACGTCATCAAGGCCTACGAGAAGGGCGAGACCGTCCCTTCGCTGGTCGGCGACGTGCATTATCGCCCCGAAGATCACCAATGCGTCCGCCCCGTCATCATCGTCCGCGGCAAGATGGAAAAGGAGATGAAGAACAAGGAGGACTATTACGAGGTGATCGAGATCGTCGCCGGCGACGGCTTGATGCAGAAGCCGGATGCGTTCGGCTGCCATCTCGGCGACTACACCTGA
- a CDS encoding ABC transporter ATP-binding protein, producing MSLLEVNGLNSYYGDSHILFDVSMRVERNEVVALLGRNGAGKSTTLKSLMGVVTPRRGSVMFDGVEISGRKSHKIAQAGMQLVHEERRIFGSLSVEENLVIAGLTASQRWPLDRIYEMFPRLRERRSNRGTDLSGGEQQMLAIARALVRDPKIILLDEPFEGLAPVIVRDLMKACRDLAEAGQTIVLVEQNLAATLALAQRIYIINNGHIVHEGPAQEIKAQPEVLQRYLGV from the coding sequence ATGAGCCTGCTCGAGGTCAATGGACTAAACAGCTATTACGGGGATTCCCACATCCTGTTCGACGTCTCGATGCGGGTCGAGCGCAACGAGGTGGTGGCGCTGCTCGGCCGCAATGGCGCCGGCAAGAGCACGACGCTGAAGAGCCTGATGGGCGTGGTGACCCCGCGCCGCGGCTCGGTGATGTTCGACGGTGTCGAGATATCCGGCAGGAAGAGCCACAAGATCGCGCAGGCCGGCATGCAGCTGGTCCATGAGGAGCGCCGCATCTTCGGCAGCCTGAGCGTCGAGGAGAACCTCGTGATCGCCGGCCTGACCGCCTCGCAGCGCTGGCCGCTCGACCGCATCTACGAGATGTTCCCGCGGCTCCGGGAGCGGCGGAGCAATCGCGGCACCGACCTGTCCGGCGGCGAGCAGCAGATGCTGGCGATCGCGCGCGCACTGGTGCGCGATCCGAAGATCATCCTGCTCGACGAGCCGTTCGAGGGACTGGCGCCGGTGATCGTGCGCGACCTGATGAAGGCGTGCCGCGATCTGGCCGAGGCCGGACAGACCATCGTGCTGGTGGAGCAGAACCTCGCCGCGACGCTCGCGCTGGCGCAGCGCATTTACATCATCAACAATGGACACATCGTCCACGAAGGGCCCGCGCAGGAGATCAAGGCGCAGCCAGAGGTCCTGCAGCGCTATCTCGGGGTTTAG
- a CDS encoding PH domain-containing protein: protein MGRYIDEILQPGEKVLYSTNAHWMFYLPAIGAWIVVLVLLILSRMTAVDGLTLACLAAAAVVAVAALYWTVTAWFHRWTTETDVTNFRVVHKSGFIKRRTFEMSLDKVESVDVNQSIMGRLLNYGDVTIRGVGEGIETIKTIASPLSFRNSITAR from the coding sequence ATGGGGCGTTACATCGACGAAATCCTGCAGCCTGGCGAGAAGGTGCTGTATTCCACCAACGCGCACTGGATGTTCTATCTGCCGGCGATCGGGGCCTGGATCGTGGTGCTGGTGCTCCTGATCCTGTCGCGGATGACGGCGGTCGACGGCCTCACCCTGGCCTGCCTGGCGGCGGCTGCAGTGGTCGCCGTTGCGGCACTCTACTGGACCGTCACGGCCTGGTTCCATCGCTGGACCACGGAAACCGACGTCACCAATTTCCGCGTGGTGCACAAGAGCGGCTTCATCAAGCGGCGCACCTTCGAGATGAGCCTCGACAAGGTCGAGAGCGTCGACGTCAACCAGAGCATCATGGGGCGGCTGCTCAATTATGGCGACGTCACCATTCGCGGCGTCGGCGAGGGCATCGAGACCATCAAGACCATCGCCTCGCCGCTATCGTTCCGCAATTCGATCACCGCGCGATAG